The following are encoded in a window of Arvicanthis niloticus isolate mArvNil1 chromosome 1, mArvNil1.pat.X, whole genome shotgun sequence genomic DNA:
- the Ms4a8 gene encoding membrane-spanning 4-domains subfamily A member 8 isoform X3, with protein MEEEEKLLKAHQLTGMNTVTSPGPRANPVYVVAPHNSYPVAPGTMPQVPFYPGHQPQVHVISGNLPGLVPAVTELPAQRVLKKGEVLGAMQILIGLVHIGLGCIMLTNLFGQYSAVSLYGGFPFWGGIWFIISGSLSVAAETQTNSPCLLNASVGLNIFSAICSAVGIMLFITDLSILGGYFYPSQESLNVRTGMAISGVLLIFCLVELSIAGVSSHFGCQVTCCNYNNAGVVIPNVCATNPVVFPESQNPIPSYSDAVQDSR; from the exons atggaagaagaagagaaactttTAAAGGCACACCAACTCACTGG catgAATACAGTTACTTCACCGGGCCCCAGGGCCAATCCTGTTTATGTGGTGGCACCCCACAACAGTTATCCTGTGGCCCCAGGAACCATGCCTCAGGTGCCTTTTTATCCTGGCCATCAGCCTCAAGTTCACGTGATTTCTGGTAATCTGCCTGGTTTGGTGCCAGCTGTGACTGAACTGCCTGCCCAGAGAGTCTTGAAAAAGGGAGAGGTCCTAGGG GCCATGCAAATCCTGATTGGCCTGGTGCACATCGGCCTGGGCTGCATCATGCTCACCAACCTCTTCGGCCAATATTCAGCTGTCTCCCTCTATGGAGGTTTCCCCTTCTGGGGAGGCATCTGG TTTATCATTTCAGGATCTCTCTCAGTGGCGGCAGAAACTCAGACCAATTCACCTTGCCTG CTGAATGCCAGTGTGGGCTTGAACATCTTCAGCGCCATCTGTTCTGCAGTGGGCATCATGCTCTTCATCACAGATTTGAGTATCTTAGGAGGTTATTTCTACCCTTCCCAGGAGAGCTTGAATGTG AGAACAGGCATGGCTATTTCTGGTGTACTGCTCATCTTCTGCCTGGTGGAGCTCAGCATTGCAGGTGTGTCCTCCCACTTTGGCTGCCAAGTGACCTGCTGTAACTACAACAAT gcaGGTGTGGTCATTCCAAATGTCTGTGCAACAAACCCAGTAGTCTTCCCAGAATCACAGAACCCAATACCAAGTTATTCTGATGCAGTTCAAGACTCCAGATAA
- the Ms4a8 gene encoding membrane-spanning 4-domains subfamily A member 8 isoform X4: protein MNTVTSPGPRANPVYVVAPHNSYPVAPGTMPQVPFYPGHQPQVHVISGNLPGLVPAVTELPAQRVLKKGEVLGAMQILIGLVHIGLGCIMLTNLFGQYSAVSLYGGFPFWGGIWFIISGSLSVAAETQTNSPCLLNASVGLNIFSAICSAVGIMLFITDLSILGGYFYPSQESLNVRTGMAISGVLLIFCLVELSIAGVSSHFGCQVTCCNYNNAGVVIPNVCATNPVVFPESQNPIPSYSDAVQDSR from the exons atgAATACAGTTACTTCACCGGGCCCCAGGGCCAATCCTGTTTATGTGGTGGCACCCCACAACAGTTATCCTGTGGCCCCAGGAACCATGCCTCAGGTGCCTTTTTATCCTGGCCATCAGCCTCAAGTTCACGTGATTTCTGGTAATCTGCCTGGTTTGGTGCCAGCTGTGACTGAACTGCCTGCCCAGAGAGTCTTGAAAAAGGGAGAGGTCCTAGGG GCCATGCAAATCCTGATTGGCCTGGTGCACATCGGCCTGGGCTGCATCATGCTCACCAACCTCTTCGGCCAATATTCAGCTGTCTCCCTCTATGGAGGTTTCCCCTTCTGGGGAGGCATCTGG TTTATCATTTCAGGATCTCTCTCAGTGGCGGCAGAAACTCAGACCAATTCACCTTGCCTG CTGAATGCCAGTGTGGGCTTGAACATCTTCAGCGCCATCTGTTCTGCAGTGGGCATCATGCTCTTCATCACAGATTTGAGTATCTTAGGAGGTTATTTCTACCCTTCCCAGGAGAGCTTGAATGTG AGAACAGGCATGGCTATTTCTGGTGTACTGCTCATCTTCTGCCTGGTGGAGCTCAGCATTGCAGGTGTGTCCTCCCACTTTGGCTGCCAAGTGACCTGCTGTAACTACAACAAT gcaGGTGTGGTCATTCCAAATGTCTGTGCAACAAACCCAGTAGTCTTCCCAGAATCACAGAACCCAATACCAAGTTATTCTGATGCAGTTCAAGACTCCAGATAA
- the LOC143435344 gene encoding uncharacterized protein LOC143435344, with the protein MSANKRSRIFFLKEETNAMAAAQIMLGLIHSALGTLWLSLFNLEEKKYSIGLNLMITSICYLFLSGAFFICSGSISISRGGSSMLQRVLAVIANTSSIFVALFGIMLFGYEFPIFESIGIEYIWSNMAGMMLLQISIICSISELFIAIVVLHWFVTSREIKKYTEESSSELPSPLLKLQSLLELEIIKDDESIEDESDY; encoded by the exons GCTGCACAAATAATGCTTGGCCTTATTCACAGTGCACTGGGGACTCTCTGGCTCTCTTTGTTCaatctagaagaaaagaaatacagtatCGGTCTTAACCTTATGATAACTAGCATCTGTTACCTGTTTTTGTCTGGAGCATTC ttcatctGCTCAGGATCCATCAGTATAAGCCGGGGTGGTTCTTCAATGTTACAG CGTGTGTTAGCAGTTATAGCAAACACCTCAAGTATCTTCGTGGCTCTATTTGGTATAATGCTATTTGGATATGAATTTCCAATTTTTGAATCAATAGGAATTGAATACATTTGGTCAAAT atGGCTGGCATGATGCTTCTGCAGATCTCCATCATATGTTCCATCTCAGAGTTGTTTATTGCAATCGTAGTGCTCCACTGGTTCGTAACATCACGTGAGATTAAAAAATACACAGAAGAAA GTTCCTCAGAACTACCATCACCACTTTTAAAACTGCAGTCCCTACTTGAGTTGGAAATAATAAAAGATGATGAAAGTATAGAAGATGAAAGTGACTACTGA